In uncultured Fibrobacter sp., a single genomic region encodes these proteins:
- the groES gene encoding co-chaperone GroES → MIKPLADRIVVKPAEAEQKTSSGLFIPDNAKEKPMQGKVVAVGPGRKNDKGELVAMEVKVGDEVLYGKYSGTEVTVDGETYLIVKESDVIATL, encoded by the coding sequence ATGATCAAGCCTTTAGCAGATCGAATCGTTGTCAAGCCGGCCGAAGCCGAACAGAAGACCTCCTCGGGTCTCTTCATTCCGGATAACGCCAAGGAAAAGCCCATGCAGGGCAAAGTCGTGGCCGTGGGCCCGGGCCGCAAGAACGACAAGGGCGAACTCGTCGCTATGGAAGTCAAGGTCGGGGACGAAGTGTTGTACGGCAAGTACAGCGGTACTGAAGTCACCGTCGACGGCGAAACCTACCTCATCGTGAAGGAATCGGACGTTATCGCAACGCTGTAA
- the groL gene encoding chaperonin GroEL (60 kDa chaperone family; promotes refolding of misfolded polypeptides especially under stressful conditions; forms two stacked rings of heptamers to form a barrel-shaped 14mer; ends can be capped by GroES; misfolded proteins enter the barrel where they are refolded when GroES binds), protein MAKQLKFDVAARESLMKGVDKLANAVKVTLGPKGRNVMIARSFGAPNVTKDGVTVAKEVELEDAYENLGAQMAKEVANKTSDAAGDGTTTATVLAQAITREGLKNVAAGANPMDIKRGMDAAVDAVIKEIGKMAVKINGKEHIAQVATISANNDPEIGDLLANAMEKVGNDGVITIEESKTADTVLDVVEGMQFDRGYLSPYFVTNTDSMEVSLENPYILLYDKKISTMKDLLPMLEHVAKQGKSLLIIAEDVDGEALATLVVNKMRGTLKVAAVKAPGFGDRRKAMLEDIAILTGGMLVSEDTGAKLEDAPVTVLGQAKSITITKDNTTIVEGAGDAASIKGRIGQIKKQIEATTSDYDREKLQERLAKLAGGVAVIKVGAATEVEMKEKKDRVDDAMHATRAAVEEGIVPGGGVALIRAEKAIDALNFDNADQKTGAAIIRRAIEEPLRQIVQNAGLEGSVVVNKVKEGKDAFGYNAKTDTYEDLIKAGVIDPAKVTRTALKNASSIASMILTTDCVITEKKEPKPATPAMDPGMGGMGGMM, encoded by the coding sequence ATGGCTAAACAACTCAAGTTTGATGTGGCGGCTCGCGAATCCCTCATGAAGGGCGTGGACAAGCTCGCCAACGCTGTCAAGGTAACTCTCGGCCCCAAGGGCCGTAACGTGATGATCGCCCGCTCCTTCGGTGCCCCGAACGTGACGAAGGACGGCGTGACTGTCGCCAAGGAAGTGGAACTCGAAGACGCCTACGAAAATCTCGGCGCCCAGATGGCCAAGGAAGTCGCGAACAAGACTTCTGACGCTGCCGGTGACGGCACCACGACTGCAACCGTTCTCGCCCAGGCCATCACCCGCGAAGGCCTCAAGAACGTCGCTGCCGGTGCAAACCCGATGGACATCAAGCGCGGCATGGACGCTGCGGTTGACGCCGTCATCAAGGAAATCGGCAAGATGGCCGTGAAGATCAACGGTAAGGAACACATTGCCCAGGTCGCCACCATCTCCGCGAACAACGACCCCGAAATCGGTGATCTCCTGGCCAACGCCATGGAAAAGGTCGGCAACGACGGTGTCATCACCATCGAAGAATCCAAGACCGCCGACACAGTGCTCGACGTCGTGGAAGGTATGCAGTTCGACCGCGGTTACCTGTCTCCTTACTTTGTCACCAACACTGACAGCATGGAAGTCAGCCTCGAGAATCCGTACATCCTGTTGTACGACAAGAAGATTTCTACCATGAAGGATTTGCTCCCGATGCTCGAACACGTGGCAAAGCAGGGCAAGTCTCTCCTCATCATCGCCGAAGACGTCGATGGCGAAGCTCTCGCAACGCTTGTTGTGAACAAGATGCGTGGCACCCTGAAGGTCGCCGCCGTCAAGGCCCCGGGCTTCGGTGACCGTCGCAAGGCCATGCTCGAAGACATCGCTATCCTCACTGGCGGTATGCTGGTTTCCGAAGACACGGGCGCTAAGCTCGAAGATGCTCCGGTCACCGTCCTTGGCCAGGCCAAGTCCATCACCATCACGAAGGACAACACCACGATTGTCGAAGGTGCCGGTGATGCAGCCTCCATCAAGGGCCGTATCGGCCAGATCAAGAAGCAGATCGAAGCCACCACGAGCGACTACGACCGCGAAAAGCTCCAGGAACGCCTGGCCAAGCTTGCCGGCGGCGTTGCCGTGATCAAGGTCGGTGCTGCTACCGAAGTCGAAATGAAGGAAAAGAAGGACCGCGTCGATGACGCCATGCACGCAACCCGCGCTGCCGTCGAAGAAGGTATCGTTCCGGGTGGTGGCGTTGCCCTCATCCGTGCCGAGAAGGCCATTGACGCGCTCAACTTCGACAACGCCGACCAGAAGACCGGCGCTGCCATCATCCGCCGCGCCATCGAAGAACCGCTCCGCCAGATCGTGCAGAACGCGGGCCTCGAAGGCTCCGTCGTGGTGAACAAGGTCAAGGAAGGAAAGGACGCCTTCGGTTACAACGCCAAGACCGACACCTACGAAGACCTCATCAAGGCTGGCGTCATCGACCCGGCCAAGGTGACCCGCACGGCCCTCAAGAATGCCTCCTCCATCGCCTCGATGATCCTCACGACTGACTGCGTGATCACCGAGAAGAAGGAACCCAAGCCGGCTACTCCGGCCATGGACCCGGGCATGGGTGGCATGGGCGGCATGATGTAA
- a CDS encoding YchJ family protein, with protein sequence MSKDLCPCGSGKEYGECCEPIIKGTALAASPEALMRSRYTAYAKHEIKWLKDSLEATQRSDFDEPSVTAWSNDSEWLGIEIKQTKTEEEKNIGWVEFIARFKQGNITRNHHELGEFHKVGGAWFFYDGRAVKQETIKKEGPDVGRNDPCPCGSGKKYKKCCGAGK encoded by the coding sequence ATGTCTAAAGATTTATGCCCCTGCGGAAGCGGAAAAGAATACGGCGAATGCTGCGAACCGATTATCAAGGGAACTGCCCTGGCCGCCTCCCCCGAAGCCCTGATGCGCTCCCGCTACACGGCTTATGCCAAGCACGAAATCAAGTGGCTCAAGGATTCTCTCGAAGCGACCCAGCGTAGCGACTTCGACGAACCGAGCGTGACCGCCTGGAGCAACGACTCCGAATGGCTCGGCATCGAAATCAAGCAGACCAAGACCGAAGAAGAAAAGAACATCGGCTGGGTTGAATTCATCGCACGCTTCAAGCAGGGCAACATCACCCGCAACCACCACGAACTCGGCGAGTTCCACAAGGTGGGCGGCGCATGGTTCTTCTACGACGGCCGTGCCGTGAAGCAGGAAACCATCAAGAAGGAAGGCCCGGATGTCGGCCGCAACGACCCGTGCCCGTGTGGTTCCGGCAAGAAGTACAAGAAGTGCTGCGGAGCAGGAAAATAG
- the argC gene encoding N-acetyl-gamma-glutamyl-phosphate reductase yields the protein MFKIFVDGEAGTTGLQIYERLAKRTDVEVLRIAPELRKDTAERKRLINESDVTFLCLPDAAAIESAALCDNPNTCVIDASTAHRVNPAWTYGMPELSAAQREAISKSKRIANPGCHASGFILGVYPLVAAGILPKNTNVSAYSITGYSGGGKKLIAEYEEAAAMEHKAGESKAIMAPAPYALALAHKHLPEMKKYCELENTPFFNPVLGPYYKGMAVTVSIFANTLTKKLNPEGLTEVLAKHYEGSRFVKVMPYEAAPVLFNGRLDPTVCNDTNNARIQVFGNENIMQVTTIIDNLGKGASGAAIQNMNIALGLDESISLV from the coding sequence ATGTTCAAGATATTCGTAGACGGTGAAGCAGGTACGACTGGCCTGCAGATTTATGAGAGACTCGCGAAGCGCACCGATGTCGAAGTGTTGCGCATCGCTCCCGAATTGCGCAAGGATACTGCCGAACGCAAGAGGCTCATCAACGAGTCCGATGTCACCTTCCTCTGCCTGCCCGACGCAGCCGCTATCGAAAGTGCCGCCCTCTGCGACAACCCGAACACGTGCGTGATCGATGCATCGACGGCACACCGCGTGAACCCGGCCTGGACCTACGGCATGCCCGAACTCTCGGCCGCCCAGCGCGAAGCCATCTCGAAGAGCAAACGCATCGCGAACCCCGGCTGCCACGCCTCGGGATTCATCCTCGGCGTGTACCCGCTGGTTGCCGCAGGCATCCTGCCGAAGAACACGAACGTTTCTGCCTACAGCATCACCGGTTATTCTGGCGGTGGCAAGAAACTCATTGCCGAATACGAAGAAGCCGCCGCAATGGAACACAAGGCCGGCGAATCGAAGGCCATCATGGCCCCCGCCCCGTATGCTCTCGCACTGGCCCACAAGCATCTCCCCGAGATGAAGAAGTACTGCGAACTCGAGAACACGCCGTTCTTCAATCCGGTGCTCGGCCCCTACTACAAGGGCATGGCCGTGACGGTTTCCATCTTCGCGAACACGCTCACCAAAAAGCTTAACCCCGAAGGCCTCACCGAAGTCCTCGCCAAGCACTACGAAGGTAGCCGCTTCGTGAAGGTGATGCCCTACGAGGCTGCCCCCGTGCTGTTCAACGGAAGGCTCGACCCGACGGTCTGCAACGACACGAACAACGCCCGCATCCAGGTTTTCGGCAACGAAAACATCATGCAGGTCACGACGATTATCGACAACCTCGGCAAGGGTGCTAGCGGCGCCGCTATTCAGAACATGAATATCGCGCTCGGCCTCGACGAAAGCATCAGCCTGGTTTAG
- a CDS encoding RHS repeat-associated core domain-containing protein, producing MMGNLSTRTGTADEVYFAYDYRAFGEQVSLVEPADKVTENFTGKEKDDEIELNYFGARYLDPMLGLWTSVDPARQFSFDA from the coding sequence ATGATGGGCAATCTTTCTACAAGGACGGGGACTGCGGACGAAGTGTATTTTGCCTACGACTACCGCGCCTTCGGCGAGCAGGTAAGCCTCGTGGAACCCGCCGACAAGGTGACGGAGAATTTCACCGGGAAGGAAAAGGATGACGAAATCGAGTTGAACTATTTCGGAGCCCGTTACCTCGATCCCATGCTCGGATTGTGGACTTCCGTTGACCCCGCAAGGCAATTCTCCTTTGACGCCTGA
- a CDS encoding Rpn family recombination-promoting nuclease/putative transposase, with translation MAKRKPLKDCIVKPGEKSPFANLLVDLAFKKAFDPDKPSSRENLVNLLNDLLEPQLKRPIKNVWTRNVAKNLSGSRESRTAIFDLHCEDDMGNLIEIEVQIRRMTNFLKRLAFYASEMVANQAETGKSWNFDLKPSYVIAFTQYGVFNDDHAIHRATTVDIESGKQFVDSFNYTVIELSKVPLFIEEGSSSVSKWLFFFRYLNRLRELPAEFPERKFEHLTESSKVSKFSKEEFEAYRNMYHKEWDDTAMVEAFIEDHADLFNAKVAESVSEKTREMAKAMRDYGDPVEKIAAISGLSIEEIARL, from the coding sequence ATGGCCAAGCGCAAGCCGCTCAAGGACTGTATTGTGAAGCCGGGTGAAAAGAGCCCGTTTGCGAATTTGCTGGTGGATTTGGCCTTCAAGAAGGCCTTCGACCCGGATAAACCTTCAAGCCGTGAAAACCTTGTGAACCTGCTGAACGATCTGTTGGAACCGCAGCTCAAGCGGCCCATCAAGAACGTGTGGACTCGCAACGTGGCGAAAAACCTGAGCGGGAGCAGGGAATCCCGCACGGCGATTTTTGACCTGCACTGCGAAGACGATATGGGCAACCTCATCGAAATAGAGGTGCAAATCCGCCGGATGACCAACTTTTTGAAACGCCTCGCCTTTTATGCCAGCGAAATGGTCGCGAACCAGGCAGAAACCGGGAAATCGTGGAATTTTGACTTAAAACCTTCCTATGTAATCGCGTTTACACAGTATGGGGTTTTCAATGATGACCATGCCATTCATCGTGCGACGACTGTCGACATCGAATCCGGGAAACAGTTCGTGGATTCGTTCAATTACACCGTCATAGAACTCTCGAAGGTCCCCTTGTTTATCGAGGAAGGCTCTTCCAGCGTGAGCAAGTGGCTGTTCTTCTTCCGCTATTTGAACCGCTTGCGGGAGCTCCCCGCCGAATTTCCCGAACGCAAGTTCGAGCACTTGACAGAGAGCTCGAAAGTGTCTAAATTCAGCAAAGAAGAATTTGAGGCATACCGGAATATGTATCACAAAGAATGGGACGATACCGCCATGGTGGAAGCCTTTATCGAAGACCACGCGGACTTGTTCAACGCGAAGGTTGCCGAGAGCGTTTCTGAAAAAACTCGCGAAATGGCGAAGGCTATGCGTGATTACGGTGATCCTGTTGAAAAAATTGCCGCGATATCCGGTCTCTCCATAGAAGAAATCGCCAGGCTATAG
- a CDS encoding PBP1A family penicillin-binding protein, producing the protein MNKLLPYLEKIKPVLDVVLQFLKKLFSDRKVVKWLLILFIPVLLGFIAVIVTYVHFSPELPSLSQLEQINPRLVTNIYDMNGKIAHEYYVERREWVSFDSIPADVYHAVMAIEDREFFNHWGMNVWAIPSAILESVTSGKKMRGASTLTQQLTKLLFLTPERSISRKIKEAMTAIRIEQTYTKEEILEFYMNEVYLSGGNYGFQAAGRFYFGRPLDSLTIPEIAVLAGMLQRPEAYRPDRKPEASLERRNTVLYAMYDAGFITKDQYREFIKTPITLAEKEEDQGAGLYFYEEIRKYMEKKYGENSLYADGVSINSTIDPDIQAFADSVSQVQVERVRKRIKRRACKRLFLPKKYGMPEDSVIAHFDSIYALFKKDYLQEDLKRPALKRRFPDSILYHHAEVAAILIENETGAIRAMVGGSDYNQSRWNRAVQSLRQPGSSFKPFVYATAMDNGASPCDSVNDSPVTIPDPDDKNPNKVWRPANFDHDFQGMMTLRAALYKSKNLPAILTGMKYGLSNVVNYARKFGIKRAPLMAVPSLALGSVGATLMEMTSAYTVFPNGGNRIEPYMIESIVDRNGEVIEKNSKVEHEVLRPASAYLMVDMLKDVNVRGTAARVWASGFTHPSGGKTGTTNDYTDAWYIGFTKQYTMGVWIGSDSPGTMGAGHTGTEDALPIWIATMKQLHKDLPRKPFPVPKGVVSRGICNHTGKIAGEFCNSKTYCLYTAGYAPEEMCDGNHFEVKTKSADDATLFSNKNAAKGVVSDPKDKKSGPVKKSARKMF; encoded by the coding sequence ATGAACAAGCTCCTTCCTTACCTCGAAAAAATCAAGCCCGTCCTGGACGTGGTTCTCCAGTTCCTGAAAAAGCTCTTTTCCGACAGGAAAGTCGTCAAGTGGCTGCTCATCCTGTTTATCCCTGTCTTGCTGGGCTTCATCGCCGTCATCGTGACCTACGTGCACTTCTCGCCCGAACTGCCCTCGCTTTCCCAGCTAGAGCAGATCAACCCGCGCCTCGTCACGAACATCTACGACATGAACGGGAAAATCGCCCATGAATATTATGTGGAACGCCGCGAGTGGGTCAGTTTCGACTCCATCCCCGCCGACGTCTACCACGCCGTGATGGCCATCGAAGACCGCGAATTCTTCAACCACTGGGGCATGAACGTCTGGGCCATCCCGAGCGCCATCCTCGAGAGCGTGACCTCCGGCAAGAAGATGCGCGGTGCGTCCACCCTTACCCAGCAGTTGACAAAGCTCTTGTTCCTCACGCCGGAACGTTCCATTTCGCGTAAGATCAAGGAAGCGATGACGGCCATCCGCATCGAGCAGACCTACACCAAGGAAGAAATCCTCGAATTCTACATGAACGAGGTCTACCTGTCTGGCGGTAACTACGGTTTCCAGGCGGCAGGAAGGTTCTACTTCGGCCGCCCGTTGGACAGCCTCACCATCCCCGAAATTGCCGTGCTCGCCGGTATGCTCCAGCGCCCGGAGGCCTACCGCCCCGACCGCAAGCCCGAGGCCTCCCTCGAACGCCGCAACACGGTCCTCTACGCCATGTACGACGCCGGTTTCATCACCAAGGACCAGTACCGCGAATTCATCAAGACCCCCATCACCCTCGCCGAAAAGGAAGAAGACCAGGGTGCGGGGCTGTACTTCTACGAAGAAATCCGCAAGTACATGGAAAAGAAGTACGGCGAAAACTCGCTGTACGCAGACGGCGTTTCCATCAACTCGACCATCGACCCCGACATCCAGGCCTTCGCGGACAGCGTTTCCCAGGTACAGGTGGAAAGGGTGCGCAAGCGCATCAAGCGCAGGGCCTGCAAGAGGCTGTTCCTGCCCAAGAAATACGGCATGCCCGAAGATAGCGTTATCGCCCACTTCGACAGCATCTACGCATTGTTCAAGAAGGACTACCTGCAAGAAGACCTCAAGCGTCCGGCCCTCAAGCGCCGGTTCCCCGACAGTATCCTTTACCACCACGCCGAAGTCGCGGCAATTCTTATCGAAAACGAGACCGGCGCCATCCGCGCCATGGTCGGCGGCAGCGACTACAACCAGTCCCGCTGGAACCGCGCTGTCCAGTCCCTCCGCCAGCCGGGTTCCTCGTTCAAGCCTTTCGTCTACGCGACAGCCATGGACAACGGAGCAAGCCCGTGCGACTCCGTCAACGACTCCCCCGTCACCATTCCCGACCCGGACGACAAGAACCCGAACAAGGTCTGGCGCCCGGCCAACTTCGACCACGATTTCCAGGGCATGATGACGCTCCGCGCCGCCCTCTACAAGTCCAAAAACCTGCCCGCCATCCTCACCGGCATGAAGTACGGCCTCAGCAACGTGGTGAACTACGCCCGTAAATTCGGCATCAAGCGCGCACCGCTCATGGCGGTCCCGAGCCTTGCCCTGGGTTCCGTCGGTGCGACCCTCATGGAAATGACGTCCGCCTACACGGTGTTCCCCAACGGCGGTAACCGCATCGAGCCCTACATGATCGAATCCATCGTGGACCGCAACGGCGAAGTCATCGAGAAGAATTCCAAGGTCGAACACGAAGTGCTCCGCCCGGCATCGGCATACCTGATGGTCGACATGCTCAAGGACGTGAACGTCCGCGGTACGGCCGCACGTGTATGGGCCAGCGGATTCACGCACCCGAGCGGCGGCAAGACCGGTACGACGAACGACTACACCGACGCCTGGTACATCGGCTTTACCAAGCAGTACACCATGGGCGTTTGGATTGGTTCCGACAGTCCGGGCACCATGGGCGCAGGCCACACCGGTACCGAAGACGCGCTCCCCATCTGGATTGCCACGATGAAGCAGTTGCACAAGGACCTCCCGCGCAAGCCGTTCCCCGTGCCTAAGGGAGTCGTGAGCCGCGGCATCTGCAACCACACAGGAAAGATCGCCGGCGAGTTCTGCAATTCCAAGACGTACTGCCTCTACACTGCAGGCTATGCGCCCGAAGAAATGTGCGACGGCAACCACTTCGAAGTCAAGACGAAGTCCGCCGACGACGCCACTCTCTTCAGCAACAAGAACGCCGCCAAGGGTGTCGTCAGCGATCCCAAGGACAAGAAGAGCGGGCCTGTGAAGAAGAGCGCAAGAAAGATGTTCTAG
- the rlmN gene encoding 23S rRNA (adenine(2503)-C(2))-methyltransferase RlmN, translating to MEWPRNIKTLTTDELKAWLRDVNEKQYRADQIQKWLFCQQVRSFDEMVNVPPALREKLAEQFSMLALKENQHLVSTDGTVKWLLETWDGHHIETVMIPANGRFSVCVSTQIGCAQNCAFCRTAKMGFTRNLEAGEILEEILTVNWYLKDNGILDEDGKIAQVTNIIFMGMGEPLNNLEQVHRVCCTLHNQSLFNMGAKRMTVSTSGVVPKMKELVDRNTPCCLAVSLNSTNNEYRSSVMPVNKVWPIEKLLEAVDEYIRRTDNYVTFEFVLIQDITCTPKAAKELIRICAPRRVKVNAIVLNDGDDPTLHAPTPEEVEDFLATVRAAEVQITIRNPRGRDILAACGQLAYKKEGKEC from the coding sequence ATGGAATGGCCGCGCAACATAAAGACTTTGACGACTGACGAGCTCAAGGCTTGGCTCAGGGACGTCAACGAGAAACAGTACCGCGCCGACCAAATCCAGAAATGGCTTTTCTGCCAGCAGGTTCGCAGTTTTGACGAGATGGTGAACGTCCCGCCGGCACTGCGCGAAAAGCTAGCCGAGCAGTTCAGCATGCTCGCCCTCAAAGAAAACCAGCACCTGGTCTCTACCGACGGCACCGTGAAATGGCTCCTGGAAACCTGGGACGGCCACCACATCGAAACCGTGATGATTCCCGCGAACGGTCGCTTTTCCGTTTGCGTGTCCACGCAGATTGGCTGCGCACAGAACTGCGCCTTCTGCCGTACCGCCAAGATGGGATTCACCCGCAACCTCGAAGCAGGCGAAATCCTCGAAGAAATCCTCACCGTCAACTGGTACCTTAAGGACAACGGCATCCTCGACGAAGACGGCAAAATCGCCCAGGTCACGAACATCATCTTCATGGGCATGGGCGAACCGCTCAACAACCTGGAGCAGGTCCACCGCGTCTGCTGCACGCTACACAACCAGAGCCTTTTCAACATGGGCGCGAAGCGCATGACCGTGAGCACCTCCGGCGTTGTCCCCAAGATGAAGGAACTCGTAGACAGGAACACGCCTTGCTGCCTCGCCGTGAGCCTCAACAGCACAAACAACGAATACCGTTCGTCCGTGATGCCCGTAAACAAGGTGTGGCCCATCGAAAAACTTTTGGAAGCCGTCGACGAATACATCCGCCGCACCGACAACTATGTGACCTTCGAGTTCGTGCTCATCCAGGACATCACCTGCACCCCGAAGGCAGCCAAAGAACTTATCCGCATTTGCGCACCGCGCCGCGTCAAAGTGAACGCCATCGTCTTGAACGACGGCGACGACCCGACGCTGCACGCCCCGACCCCCGAAGAAGTCGAAGATTTTCTCGCCACCGTGCGAGCTGCAGAAGTACAAATAACGATCCGCAACCCCCGCGGCAGGGACATCCTCGCCGCCTGTGGGCAGCTTGCGTACAAAAAGGAAGGTAAAGAATGTTAA
- a CDS encoding methyltransferase produces MLTQNLPEFWDNLYVEGKDYWNFKKATPALLEFFKHPSCPATGSVLIPGAGFGYDAEAWAERGHEVLAVDFAPTAVDELDHLSRKHKNLHSLDLDLFSLSPKDAKRGGQLFDIVYDYGAFSAIHPGRRDEFFEVCYKMLKDDGLFICLMYPLMNGKTLQGPPHCTSEGELMARLGGVFDVVERIPAVNSIPGREGKEEFWLMKKVI; encoded by the coding sequence ATGTTAACGCAAAACCTCCCGGAATTTTGGGACAACCTCTATGTTGAAGGCAAGGATTATTGGAATTTCAAGAAGGCGACACCTGCCCTGCTTGAATTCTTCAAGCACCCCTCCTGCCCCGCAACGGGTTCCGTATTGATTCCCGGTGCAGGGTTCGGCTACGATGCCGAAGCCTGGGCGGAACGTGGTCACGAAGTTCTCGCCGTAGACTTTGCCCCGACAGCCGTGGACGAACTTGACCACCTGAGCCGCAAGCACAAGAACCTGCACTCGCTGGACCTCGACCTGTTCTCGCTTTCTCCCAAGGACGCAAAGCGCGGCGGACAACTTTTCGACATCGTTTACGATTACGGTGCATTCTCTGCCATCCACCCGGGACGTCGCGACGAATTTTTCGAAGTCTGCTACAAGATGCTCAAGGACGACGGGCTTTTCATTTGCCTCATGTACCCGCTCATGAACGGCAAGACCTTGCAGGGTCCGCCGCACTGCACGAGCGAAGGCGAACTCATGGCCCGTCTGGGCGGCGTGTTCGATGTGGTGGAGCGCATCCCCGCGGTGAACAGCATCCCCGGCCGCGAAGGCAAGGAAGAATTCTGGCTCATGAAGAAAGTTATTTAG
- a CDS encoding ATP-binding protein, producing the protein MFKRKILKEFEKWMNGGGKKKALVVKGMRQIGKTFSVLEFARSHYKHVVYVNFKENDSARRIFDGDFNVNRMTIDLSALLPDARFEPKKTVIIFDEIQECANARASIKPFMEDGRYDVICTGSLLGIKGYNRKKGKGVPTGFERIVYMKPMDFEEFLWAKGIDEKVIDYLKECFRNKIPVSGTTHNAMLRYFREYLCVGGLPYIVSRFVETNDMNVVWQEQQDILEEYKDDFGKHLDEDENEEVDRTLLGRINRVFDSIPAQLAKENKKFTYSSLEKKGRSEAYQNAIQWLYDCGIINLCHNLTNISTPLDGYKIENAFKIYVQDSGLFVAMLEKGCAAKILSGDLGFYKGAIYENIVADCFSKQGRNLYYFRKDSGLEIDFVETIAGETALIEVKATSGQTKSAKTVLQNENYEVEICYKLSENNVGVVGKIVTLPYYMTIFLE; encoded by the coding sequence ATGTTCAAGCGGAAAATCCTTAAAGAATTCGAAAAATGGATGAATGGCGGGGGCAAGAAAAAGGCTCTTGTCGTCAAGGGAATGCGCCAAATCGGCAAGACATTCAGTGTTCTTGAATTCGCTAGGAGTCACTATAAGCATGTGGTCTATGTGAACTTCAAGGAGAACGACAGCGCCCGTAGAATTTTCGACGGCGATTTCAATGTCAACCGCATGACGATCGACCTGTCGGCCCTACTTCCCGATGCTCGCTTCGAACCGAAAAAAACCGTCATTATATTTGACGAGATTCAGGAATGCGCAAATGCACGCGCAAGCATCAAACCGTTCATGGAAGATGGTCGATATGACGTCATTTGCACGGGTTCGCTCCTGGGAATAAAGGGGTATAACAGAAAAAAGGGTAAGGGCGTCCCGACAGGTTTCGAGAGAATTGTTTACATGAAGCCTATGGATTTCGAGGAATTTCTGTGGGCAAAGGGCATTGACGAAAAAGTCATCGATTATCTGAAGGAATGCTTCAGAAACAAGATCCCTGTTAGCGGAACCACTCACAACGCCATGTTGCGCTATTTTAGGGAATATCTCTGCGTGGGTGGTCTCCCGTACATCGTTTCCCGTTTCGTCGAAACAAACGACATGAACGTTGTTTGGCAAGAACAGCAGGATATTCTCGAAGAATACAAGGACGATTTTGGCAAGCACCTCGACGAAGATGAAAACGAGGAAGTTGACAGAACGCTTCTAGGCAGAATCAACCGCGTATTCGATTCCATTCCGGCTCAACTCGCCAAAGAGAATAAAAAATTCACATATTCCTCATTAGAAAAGAAAGGTCGTTCCGAAGCATACCAGAACGCAATCCAGTGGCTTTATGACTGCGGCATCATCAACCTATGTCACAATCTCACAAACATATCCACTCCTCTGGACGGTTACAAGATTGAAAACGCGTTCAAGATCTATGTTCAGGATTCCGGGCTGTTCGTCGCGATGCTCGAAAAAGGATGTGCTGCCAAAATCCTTAGCGGAGACTTAGGGTTTTACAAGGGTGCTATTTACGAGAACATTGTTGCTGACTGTTTCTCGAAACAGGGGCGAAACCTATACTACTTCCGCAAAGATTCCGGTCTTGAAATTGACTTTGTGGAAACCATTGCAGGTGAAACTGCTTTAATTGAAGTCAAGGCAACTTCGGGGCAAACCAAGTCAGCAAAAACTGTTCTCCAAAACGAGAATTACGAAGTAGAAATCTGCTACAAGCTTTCCGAAAACAATGTAGGCGTTGTCGGGAAAATCGTGACGTTACCTTACTACATGACCATATTCCTGGAATGA